GTTGGGGTAAATCTTGGGTTGAAATCTTCCTTCGAATTTAGTGTAACAGCAAGAAGTGCTGTAACAGGGTATGTCTGGTTTTCTAATCTGGTTTTTGATGATTCTGAAACAACCGTTGTAGATCATCCATGTACCGATGGGGCAATAGTAGGTACACCTACAGCAGGTGACCATGACGGCGATGGTATTAATGATATTTGCGATTTAGATGATGATAACGATGGTGTTTTAGATACTGAAGAATGTGGGACTTTCACGTATTCTGTGCCTGTTGTTACAGAAGGTTTTGAGGCAGCTGGTTTTGTTACCGATGCTGGTGTTGATGACGCTGCTTGTTTATTTAGTCCTAGTTTTAACATACCAAAAGGTGGGGGTGTTAATCTTTTAGATCCTTCAACAATAACAGGTTGGCAACCAACAACGGGTGTTGTAGAGTCTACTAAAGGTTTGCATCCGGTACCATCAGGTAAAGCTGCTGTTTTTAATGCATTTCCAGAATTTATAGGCGATCCTAATAATAATTGTAGGGTACTTAGTACGGATTATAATGGAAATGGTAGGTTTGGAGAAATTGTTTCTATTGGTAACGTATCTATTGTAGAAGGTGTAACCTATTCTGTAGCGGTTTATGCAGCAGAAATTTCAAATACAGATCCTCATGTTAGTTCTTATTCGTTTGAATTTTATAATGCTGGTACAAGTACACCTGCAGGAATACCTAATTTTAGTTTAAATAATATTACACAGGGTAATCAAAATTGGCAGTTAAACGAAACAGATTTTACTGCACCAGCAACAAAAAATATAGATATTGTTTTAGTACAAACTAATCCAGAAGAATTAGGGGCAGATATTGCTTTAGATGCATTTAGTATTTTAAGAGGTATATGTTCTGGAGATACAGATAAAGATGGAGTTTTAAATATTTACGACTTAGATTCAGATAATGATGGTATTTCTGATGTTGCAGAAGCAGGTGGTTTAGATTTAGATAACGATGGTAAGGCAGATGGATCTGTAGGTACTTCTGGTACTACTAAAGGTGTGCCTAATTCTGCTGTAAGTGGAGTTACTCCTATAAATTCTGACGGAGATGCTATTCCAGATTATTTAGACATCGATGCAGATAATGATGGTATTCCAGATAATATAGAAGCACAACCTACAAATGGTTACATTGCACCAAGCGGTATTGGTACTTCTATAACAGATAACAATAACAATGGTATTGATGATTCTTACGAAGATACATCAACAGGAATACTTAAAATAACACCTGTAAATACAGATGGTACTGATACTCCAGATTATTTAGATTCAGATTCAGATAATGATGGTATTCTTGATATTGCTGAAAATGGTGATACTGATAATGTTTTGGCTAATACAGATGTAGATAATGATGGTTTAGACGATAATTTTGATGATAATGATGATTCTTTAAATTCTGGCTTTACAGTAAATGATGGTATAAACCCACCAAATGCAAGTAATTTAGGTGATACTGATAATGATTTATCTTTTGGAGGAGAAGTAGATTATAGAGATAATGTAAATTTTGCAAATACAGATTCAGATAATGATGGTATTTTAGATATAGCAGATGTAGATGATGATAATGATGGTATTTTAGATATAGAAGAACTATGTCCTGATGGCCCTACATATCTTACAGAATCTAAAATAACTCTATTTTTAGATTTAGATGCTTTCGAAACTAGAACTACTTGGACTTTAACAGGACCGTCTGGTTTTGTATCACAAAGTGGTGGTCCTTATACCGATGCAGATGATGTTCTTAATTTAGAATTTATTACAACTGTAGAAGGTCAATATACATTTACTTTAAGAACTTCAAGGGGTGTAACTAGTGATAATACTAATGAAAACGGAACTTCTTTTTATAGATTAGATTATGACGGAGTAGTGCAAGGACAAGGAGACCCTTTTCTTAAAGCTGGTAATATAGGTTCTTCTAATTTATCTTTTACAAGAAGCCTTAGTTTTCCTTTATCTCCTTACGTTTGTTTATCTGCAGATCCAAGTTTAGATTCAGATAATGATGGAATAATAAATTACAGAGATCCAGACTATGCAGCAGAAAATGGCTCTACTATTGTAAATGGTGTTGTTAGTAGTTTAGATAAAGATGGAGATGGTATCCCTAATCATTTAGATTTAGATTCAGACAATGACGGTGTTCCAGATATTGTAGAAGTTGGTGGTACAGATGCAGATGGTAATGGTAAGGTAGATGCCTTAAACCCAGATGGAACCTTAATAAATGATACGGACAACGATGGTTTAGATGATTTATATGATTCTAATAATGGAGGTACAGATCTTACAAATATAGATACCGATAATGATGGCGTACCAAATAGCCAAGATTTAGATGCAGATAATGATGGTATTGCAGATATTGTAGAAGCAGGAGGAGAAGATACAGATGGTAATGGTAAAGTAGATGATTTAAACGCTAACGGTACCTTAATAAATGATACAGACGGCGACGGTATAGATAATCGCTATGATGTTGATAATGGAGGTAGTGGTATAGGTAACCCAGATACAGATGGCGATGGAGTACCAAATAGCCAAGATTTAGATTCAGATAATGATGGTGTTACAGATATTATTGAAGCAGGAGGTACTGATACTGATAATAATGGTGTTGTAGATGGTGTATTTACAGATACAGACGGCGATGGTTTTAATGACGCCGTTGATGGTGATGTAGGACAAGATGGTACATCAGAAAATATTTCAAATGTATTAATTGTTACAGGAGATGATGCTAACAATGATGGTAAACCAGATTCTTACCCAAATACAGATGATACAGATGGAGATGGTCTATTAAATTTATTAGATTTAGATTCAGATAACGATGGTATTCCAGATGTAACAGAAGCAGGAGGAACAGATGCAAACAATGATGGAAGAGCAGATGATGATGATAACAATGCAGACAATACAGGTTCAAATGGTATTCCAACTTCAGCTGGTACAGGTACTATTGTACCAACCAATACAGATGGAGATAGTATTCCAGATTACTTAGATTTAGATTCAGATAACGATGGTATTCCAGATGTTATAGAAGCAGGAGGAACAGATCTTAATAATGATGGTAGAGCAGATGATGATGATAATAATGTAGACAATTCTGGTTCAAATGGTATTCCTACCTCAGCAGGTACAGGTCTTACACCAACAAGTACAGATGCAGATAGTATTCCAGATTACTTAGACTTAGATGCAGATAATGATGGAATTCCAGATAATATAGAAGGACAAACTACAACAGGTTATGTAGCACCTTCAGGAGCAGACACCGATAATGATGGTTTAGATGATGTGTATGATCCAGATTGTACCGGCGCAAATTGTTCTGGTGTAAGCGGAGCAATAATAAACCCTGTAAACTCAGACAATGCCGATACTGCAGATTATATAGATTTAGATGCAGACAATGATGGTATTTTTGATGTTATTGAGTCAGGAAGTGGATTGGCAAATGATGGAAGTGGTGTTGTAACTGGTGTTGTAGGTACTAACGGATTAGTAGATGATATAGAAACAGGCAATTCAGACCAAGGATATACGGATGTAAATGGAGAGTATGACAATACACAAGCAGACAACTTTACAGATACAGATAAGGATGTAAATACCGGTGGAGATGTAGATTATAGAGATGCTCAAGATAATGACAATGATAAAGATGGTGTTCCAGATAGCGTAGATTTAGATGATGACAATGATGGTATCTTAGATACTGATGAAGGCTTTAGTTGTCCTTCTACTTCTTACATAGATTTAGGACAAGCTTTTACAAACACTTCAACAAATACAAATGGAGGAAATGCTTCTGGTAATGTTGCAAATATTTATTCTTTTGGAGGTACAAGTGCTACTTTTAGTTATGAATTAATAAATGCTGCTCAATGGGCAGCGGGTGTTTCTAGCCAAGGACCTACGGTTGGGGTAAATGGGAACTATATAAATGCGCAACCTAGTTTTACTAATTTCCCTACAGGTTCTTTTTATCCTGCAAATGCAGCAACTATTAGTGCTGCAGTGTATAAAATAACTTTTACACAACCGGTATTTAATGTAGAATTTAAATGGGGTGGTTTAGATCATTCTGACAGAACTGATTTTTTAGCCAATTTAAACGGTTCAAATACTGCTTTAACAATTAGCAATAGTACACTAGCTTCGGGAAGCTATATAATTACAGGGCAATCTGTTTTAAGTAACGCTATCGGAGCAAATGCTCCATCTAATGCGGTCTTAATATCTTCTCAAGGTCCTTTAAATGAAATTATTATTGTAGTAGGTAAAGAAAGTGGAGACGATAGTAAAGCTACAACGCAATTATTTGAACTTAAATATTGTGCGGCTTTAGATACGGATAATGATGGTATTCCAAATCATTTAGATTTAGACTCAGATAACGATGGTATTCCAGATGTAACAGAAGCAGGAGGAACAGACGCAAACAATGATGGAAGAGCAGATGATGATGATAACAATGTAGACAATTCTGGTTCAAACGGTATTCCTACCTCAGCAGGTACAGGTCTTACACCAACAAGTACAGATGCAGATAGTATTCCAGATTACTTAGACTTAGATGCAGATAATGATGGTATTCCAGATAATATAGAAGCACAAACTACTTTAGGTTATGTAGCACCTTCAGGAGCAGACACCGATAAGGATGGTTTAGATGATGCGTATGACCCAGATTGTACCGGCGCAAATTGTTCTGGTGTTACCGGAGTTCTTATTGTTCCCGTAAATACAGACGGTGCTGATACTGCAGATTATATAGATTTAGATGCAGATAATGATGGTGTTTTTGATGTTATTGAATCAGGAAGTGGATTAGCAAATGATGGTAATGGTGTTGTAACAGGTACTGTAGGCACTAACGGATTAGTAGATGCTATAGAAACAGGCGATACAGACCAAGGATATACGGATGTAAATGGAGAGTATGACAATACACAAGTAGATAACTTTACAGACACCGATGGAGATGTAAATACTGGAGGCGATGTAGATTATAGAGATGCCGAAAATAACGATAATGACAATGATGGTATTCCAGATAGCGTAGATTTAGATGACGATAATGATGGAATTCCTGATACTGCAGAAAATGGAGTAAATTTTGCAGATGGCGATGAAGATGGCGACGGCATACCAAACTACAAAGACACAACCGATAACGGAAACGGTGGAGATGGAAGTACAACAGACTATACAGATTCTAATAATGATGGAATTCCGGATGTATATGATGCCGATGGCGATGGTGTACCAAATCATTTCGATTTAGATTCAGACAATGATGGAGTTGCAGATATTGTAGAATCAGGAGGAGAAGATACAGATGGTAATGGTAAAGTAGATGACTTAAACGCTAATGGTACCTTAATCAATGATACTGACAACGATGGTTTAGATGATCGTTATGATGTAAATAATGGAGGTAATAGTTTAGCAAATCTAGATACCGATGGCGATGGCGTACCAAATAGCCAAGACTTAGATTCAGACAATGATGGTATTACAGATATCATAGAAGCTGGAGGTTTAGATACCGACGGTAATGGTAAAGTAGACGGTCTTAATGCTAATGGTACTTTAACAGATGATATAGACAGCGATGGATTTAGTGATGCTGTTGATGGAGATGTTGGGCAAGATGGAGTATCAGAAAACACTTCAAGTGTATTAATTGTTACAGGAGATGATGCTAACAATGATGGTAAACCAGATTCTTACCCAAGTACAGATGATACAGATGGAGATGGTCAATTAAACTTATTAGATTTAGATTCAGATAACGATGGTATTCCAGATGTAACAGAAGCAGGAGGAACAGACGCAAACAATGATGGAAAAGCAGATGATGATGATAACAATGCAGATAACACAGGTTCAAATGGTATTCCTACTTCAGCAGGTACAGGTTTAACACCAACAAGTACAGATGGAGATAGTATTCCAGATTACTTAGACTTAGATGCAGATAATGATGGTATTCCAGATAATATAGAAGCACAAACTACTTTAGGTTATGTAGCACCTTCAGGAGCAGATACAGATAATGATGGTTTAGATGATGCGTATGATCCAGATTGTACCGGAATAAATTGTTCTGGTGTTATCGGAGCTCTTATTGTACCTGTAAATACAGACGGTGCTGATACTGCAGATTATATAGATTTAGATTCTGATAACGATGGCATTTTTGATGTTATTGAATCAGGAAGTGGATTGGCAAATGATGGTAATGGTGTTGTAACAGGTACTGTAGGCACTAACGGATTAGTAGATGCTATAGAAACAGGCGATACAGACCAAGGATATACGGATGTAAATGGAGAGTATGACAATACACAAGTAGATAACTTTACAGACACCGATGGAGATGTAAATACTGGAGGCGATGTAGATTATAGAGATGCCGAAAATAACGATAATGATAAAGATGGTATTCCAGATAGCGTAGATTTAGATGACGATAATGATGGAATTCCTGATACTGCAGAAAATGGAGTAAATTTTGCAGATGGCGATGAAGATGGCGACGGCATACCAAACTACAAAGACACAACCGATAACGGAAACGGTGGAGATGGAAGTACAACAGACTATACAGATTCTAATAATGATGGAATTCCGGATGTATATGATGCCGATGGCGATGGTGTACCAAATCATTTCGATTTAGATTCAGACAATGATGGAGTTGCAGATATTGTAGAATCAGGAGGAGAAGATACAGATGGTAATGGTAAAGTAGATGACTTAAACGCTAATGGTACCTTAATCAATGATACTGACAACGATGGTTTAGATGATCGTTATGATGTAAATAATGGAGGTAATAGTTTAGCAAATCTAGATACCGATGGCGATGGCGTACCAAATAGCCAAGACTTAGATTCAGACAATGATGGTATTACAGATATCATAGAAGCTGGAGGTTTAGATACCGACGGTAATGGTAAAGTAGACGGTCTTAATGCTAATGGTACTTTAACAGATGATATAGACAGCGATGGATTTAGTGATGCTGTTGATGGAGATGTTGGGCAAGATGGAGTATCAGAAAACACTTCAAGTGTATTAATTGTTACAGGAGATGATGCTAACAATGATGGTAAACCAGATTCTTACCCAAGTACAGATGATACAGATGGAGATGGTCAATTAAACTTATTAGATTTAGATTCAGATAACGATGGTATTCCAGATGTAACAGAAGCAGGAGGAACAGACGCAAACAATGATGGAAAAGCAGATGATGATGATAACAATGCAGATAACACAGGTTCAAATGGTATTCCTACTTCAGCAGGTACAGGTTTAACACCAACAAGTACAGATGGAGATAGTATTCCAGATTACTTAGACTTAGATGCAGATAATGATGGTATTCCAGATAATATAGAAGCACAAACTACTTTAGGTTATGTAGCACCTTCAGGAGCAGATACAGATAATGATGGTTTAGATGATGCGTATGATCCAGATTGTACCGGAATAAATTGTTCTGGTGTTATCGGAGCTCTTATTGTACCTGTAAATACAGACGGTGCTGATACTGCAGATTATATAGATTTAGATTCTGATAACGATGGCATTTTTGATGTTATTGAATCAGGAAGTGGATTGGCAAATGATGGTAATGGTGTTGTAACAGGTACTGTAGGCACTAACGGATTAGTAGATGCTATAGAAACAGGCGATACAGACCAAGGATATACGGATGTAAATGGAGAATATGACAATACACAAGCAGATAACTTTACAGATACCGATGGTGATGTAAATGCTGGTGGAGATGTAGATTATAGAGATGTACAGGATAATGACAATGATGGTATTCCAGATAGCGTAGATTTAGATGACGATAATGATGGAATTCCTGATACTGCAGAAAACGGAGTAAATTTTGCAGATGGCGATGAAGATGGCGACGGCATACCAAACTACAAAGACACAACCGATAACGGAAACGGTGGAGACGGAAGTACAACGAACTATACAGATTCTAATAACGATGGAATTCCGGATGTATATGATGCCGATGGCGATGGTGTACCAAATCATTTCGATTTAGATTCAGACAATGATGGTATTGCAGATATTGTAGAAGCAGGAGGAGAAGACACAGATGGTAATGGTAAAGTAGATGATTTAAACGCTAATGGTACCTTAATCAATGATACTGACAACGATGGTTTAGATGATCGTTATGATGTAAATAATGGAGGTAA
The nucleotide sequence above comes from Polaribacter butkevichii. Encoded proteins:
- a CDS encoding T9SS type A sorting domain-containing protein, with translation MKKTFQFLFLKSSLFIIVCFAFVFSNVNAQSGTPMTFGSRTVFNVGGASSDIGDVAYYQNVGTYNTVSFDMRITALGATLNGNPNVDIPIDFENGTSQILLNNSNPGVGSANGTYSSSYEDTVVDFKIEFLVSGTPSATGGTPIKVLVNWGFKDIDNTTTNPGNGAGTEKVEYRQSDVVSYELSNNPLADLVVATNQGTSIDGVTAGNFIAISGTNNHSPADQEAWVGVNLGLKSSFEFSVTARSAVTGYVWFSNLVFDDSETTVVDHPCTDGAIVGTPTAGDHDGDGINDICDLDDDNDGVLDTEECGTFTYSVPVVTEGFEAAGFVTDAGVDDAACLFSPSFNIPKGGGVNLLDPSTITGWQPTTGVVESTKGLHPVPSGKAAVFNAFPEFIGDPNNNCRVLSTDYNGNGRFGEIVSIGNVSIVEGVTYSVAVYAAEISNTDPHVSSYSFEFYNAGTSTPAGIPNFSLNNITQGNQNWQLNETDFTAPATKNIDIVLVQTNPEELGADIALDAFSILRGICSGDTDKDGVLNIYDLDSDNDGISDVAEAGGLDLDNDGKADGSVGTSGTTKGVPNSAVSGVTPINSDGDAIPDYLDIDADNDGIPDNIEAQPTNGYIAPSGIGTSITDNNNNGIDDSYEDTSTGILKITPVNTDGTDTPDYLDSDSDNDGILDIAENGDTDNVLANTDVDNDGLDDNFDDNDDSLNSGFTVNDGINPPNASNLGDTDNDLSFGGEVDYRDNVNFANTDSDNDGILDIADVDDDNDGILDIEELCPDGPTYLTESKITLFLDLDAFETRTTWTLTGPSGFVSQSGGPYTDADDVLNLEFITTVEGQYTFTLRTSRGVTSDNTNENGTSFYRLDYDGVVQGQGDPFLKAGNIGSSNLSFTRSLSFPLSPYVCLSADPSLDSDNDGIINYRDPDYAAENGSTIVNGVVSSLDKDGDGIPNHLDLDSDNDGVPDIVEVGGTDADGNGKVDALNPDGTLINDTDNDGLDDLYDSNNGGTDLTNIDTDNDGVPNSQDLDADNDGIADIVEAGGEDTDGNGKVDDLNANGTLINDTDGDGIDNRYDVDNGGSGIGNPDTDGDGVPNSQDLDSDNDGVTDIIEAGGTDTDNNGVVDGVFTDTDGDGFNDAVDGDVGQDGTSENISNVLIVTGDDANNDGKPDSYPNTDDTDGDGLLNLLDLDSDNDGIPDVTEAGGTDANNDGRADDDDNNADNTGSNGIPTSAGTGTIVPTNTDGDSIPDYLDLDSDNDGIPDVIEAGGTDLNNDGRADDDDNNVDNSGSNGIPTSAGTGLTPTSTDADSIPDYLDLDADNDGIPDNIEGQTTTGYVAPSGADTDNDGLDDVYDPDCTGANCSGVSGAIINPVNSDNADTADYIDLDADNDGIFDVIESGSGLANDGSGVVTGVVGTNGLVDDIETGNSDQGYTDVNGEYDNTQADNFTDTDKDVNTGGDVDYRDAQDNDNDKDGVPDSVDLDDDNDGILDTDEGFSCPSTSYIDLGQAFTNTSTNTNGGNASGNVANIYSFGGTSATFSYELINAAQWAAGVSSQGPTVGVNGNYINAQPSFTNFPTGSFYPANAATISAAVYKITFTQPVFNVEFKWGGLDHSDRTDFLANLNGSNTALTISNSTLASGSYIITGQSVLSNAIGANAPSNAVLISSQGPLNEIIIVVGKESGDDSKATTQLFELKYCAALDTDNDGIPNHLDLDSDNDGIPDVTEAGGTDANNDGRADDDDNNVDNSGSNGIPTSAGTGLTPTSTDADSIPDYLDLDADNDGIPDNIEAQTTLGYVAPSGADTDKDGLDDAYDPDCTGANCSGVTGVLIVPVNTDGADTADYIDLDADNDGVFDVIESGSGLANDGNGVVTGTVGTNGLVDAIETGDTDQGYTDVNGEYDNTQVDNFTDTDGDVNTGGDVDYRDAENNDNDNDGIPDSVDLDDDNDGIPDTAENGVNFADGDEDGDGIPNYKDTTDNGNGGDGSTTDYTDSNNDGIPDVYDADGDGVPNHFDLDSDNDGVADIVESGGEDTDGNGKVDDLNANGTLINDTDNDGLDDRYDVNNGGNSLANLDTDGDGVPNSQDLDSDNDGITDIIEAGGLDTDGNGKVDGLNANGTLTDDIDSDGFSDAVDGDVGQDGVSENTSSVLIVTGDDANNDGKPDSYPSTDDTDGDGQLNLLDLDSDNDGIPDVTEAGGTDANNDGKADDDDNNADNTGSNGIPTSAGTGLTPTSTDGDSIPDYLDLDADNDGIPDNIEAQTTLGYVAPSGADTDNDGLDDAYDPDCTGINCSGVIGALIVPVNTDGADTADYIDLDSDNDGIFDVIESGSGLANDGNGVVTGTVGTNGLVDAIETGDTDQGYTDVNGEYDNTQVDNFTDTDGDVNTGGDVDYRDAENNDNDKDGIPDSVDLDDDNDGIPDTAENGVNFADGDEDGDGIPNYKDTTDNGNGGDGSTTDYTDSNNDGIPDVYDADGDGVPNHFDLDSDNDGVADIVESGGEDTDGNGKVDDLNANGTLINDTDNDGLDDRYDVNNGGNSLANLDTDGDGVPNSQDLDSDNDGITDIIEAGGLDTDGNGKVDGLNANGTLTDDIDSDGFSDAVDGDVGQDGVSENTSSVLIVTGDDANNDGKPDSYPSTDDTDGDGQLNLLDLDSDNDGIPDVTEAGGTDANNDGKADDDDNNADNTGSNGIPTSAGTGLTPTSTDGDSIPDYLDLDADNDGIPDNIEAQTTLGYVAPSGADTDNDGLDDAYDPDCTGINCSGVIGALIVPVNTDGADTADYIDLDSDNDGIFDVIESGSGLANDGNGVVTGTVGTNGLVDAIETGDTDQGYTDVNGEYDNTQADNFTDTDGDVNAGGDVDYRDVQDNDNDGIPDSVDLDDDNDGIPDTAENGVNFADGDEDGDGIPNYKDTTDNGNGGDGSTTNYTDSNNDGIPDVYDADGDGVPNHFDLDSDNDGIADIVEAGGEDTDGNGKVDDLNANGTLINDTDNDGLDDRYDVNNGGNSLANLDTDGDGVPNSQDLDSDNDGITDIVEAGGLDTDGNGKVDGLNANGTLTDDIDSDGFSDAVDGDVGQDGVSENTSSVLIITGDDANNDGKPDSYPSTDDTDGDGQLNLLDLDSDNDGIPDVTEAGGTDANNDGKADDDDNNADNTGSNGIPTTANTGLTPTSTDGDSIPDYLDLDADNDGIPDNIEAQTTLGYVAPSGADTDKDGLDDAYDPDCTGINCSGVIGALIVPVNTDGADTADYIDLDSDNDGIFDVIESGSGLANDGNGVVTGVVGTNGLVDAIETGDTDQGYTDVNGEYDNTQADNFTDTDGDVITGGDVDYRDVPDSADAMITQVYQFGADTDAVKERWIEITNIGITDIPANTIKVQLYKDKSGDQTGIAPDVSYTVGTILEAGNSVLFKNSSNSIILNSEIAADATIVINDALTDINGGDDIITLSTAEGSFSWENRYDVISSITNNTSFVRIDETLTTNKDYKASEWVAFIDDNIAPYQAVNNPGSTVVIPRRHPQDPLISEIKTSSTEANTLLGLHTINITTSNSNSNTWTNGFPDRSRSVVINQDFEHTGNRLSARKLKVNTAVNLTVTDQLLVVTNDLILDGNIRLAGTSQLVQTHTGGSTVTSTLPTVPGKLLVEQNSEIPSLYRYGYMSSPVISNIVDYKFTVKDVLKDGTTPLDATSIIGTTLAKDIKFIQGYDGAATDPISLADYWIYTYAPGTNGRSNWVHKYRSGSISRGDGFIFKGPGRPQNYTFVGVPNDGEFDTSTPINAEEDYLIGNPFPSAMNARKFMEDNVGSIEQTLYFWDHQKSANGEGTGIDGHIFGGYVGGYATLNLTMGLAANSSLPSNNNNGTSGLGDDPSVYKEPKPYIAIAQGFFVEGNGTGGNISFNNSQRAFVTEEGGVNSESVFFKGSKKRSAAKTASTNNLLPIIKLGFEYKNAEELLLHHQIGISFQETNSFGYDNGADSEAYGVDVTDMYWKFSNDDKKYVIAGVQSISDDLEVPLEITMGYSGEVDIMIDEKQNISRDIYITDKLSGTSHRITDGKITLTLDKGVYSERFVLAFVENSVLGLEGDILSNTTRIYADNKNHSIVVSKDLDVILNKVELFDILGKEVSFWNIKEQKTSYQLDIKKHIPTGVYIVKINTDKGTINKKVVIE